The following nucleotide sequence is from Halobacillus mangrovi.
TTTATGCAGGCTGAAGGCGGAGGCTGGTACACAGGTACAGCGAATGCGATTTACCGTAATCTGAAATTCTTAAATCAATATGATCCTGAACACGTTCTTGTCTTATCAGGCGATCATATTTACAAAATGGACTACAGCGAAATGCTCGATTATCATATCGGCTCTGGAGCGGACGCGACCATCTCCGTCATTGAAGTTCCGTGGGAAGATGCGAGCCGCTTTGGCATCATGAATACGGACGATGGCGGTCGTATTGTCGAATTTGATGAAAAACCTGAAAAACCGAAGAGCAACCTGGCATCGATGGGTGTCTACATTTTCCGCTGGGATGTGCTGAAACAGTACTTGATCGAAGATGCGGAAAAAGAAGACTCCTCTCATGACTTCGGGAAAGATATCATTCCTGCTCTTCTTTACGACTATAAAAAACTAATGGCTTTCACGTTTGAAGGTTACTGGAAAGATGTTGGTACAGTAGACAGCCTTTGGGAAGCCAATATGGATCTACTGAAGAAGGAACCGGAATTGAACCTTAATGACCATACGTGGCGCATGTATTCAAAAAATCCTAACCAGCCGCCGCAATATATCGCTCCACAGGCAACGGTGAATAATGCGTTGATCAACGAAGGGTGCCGCATATACGGAACTGTCGATACGTCGATTATCTTTTATGGCGTACATGTCGATGAGTCTTCCGTTGTAAAGGATTCAGTCATCATGCCTGATGTGAAGATTGGTAAAAACGTTAAAATCCATCGTGCGATCATTGCAAAAGGAACGGTTGTTGAAGATGGCGCTGTTATTGGCGATCCATCACCAGACAGTGAGATTACCTTAGTGGCAGAACAAGGAAGTGTACTGGCAAGCAGCTACGCAACTAACAGTTAAGAGGAGGATTCCATGGACCGTATAGCAGGAATTATCAATTTAGACCACGAACAAGATGTATTAGATGAGCTGACTTATTTCCGGTGCGGAGCTGCTGTTCCGTTTGCAGGCCGTTATCGAATGATCGATTTTGCGATTTCTAACATGACGAACGCTAGGATCGAATCCGTGGCGGTTTTCGCTCGACGTAAATATCGTTCACTGATGGACCACCTGGAACAAGGGAAGGCGTGGGATCTTGACCGTAAGTTTGGAGGATTGTTCATCCTTCCTCCTGACTGGAACGATCCGACGGATATTTCACGAGGCGACCTTCAGCATTTTCACAACAACATCGATTTTATTAACCGGACATTAGCTAACTATATCCTTGTATCAGGGTCTCAAAATATTTGTAATATCAACTACCAGGATGTCCTTGCTGAGCACAAAGAGTCAGGGGCTGATGTGACGGTCGTCTATAAGAAAGTCGATGAGCTGTATCCTGAACACGATCGTGCCCATAAACTGGATATTGATGAGAATAATAGAGTCACAGCCATTCACAATGATCAGCATAACTCAAATGTTTATATGGATATGTATATCATCGATAAGAATGTACTGCATGACTTGATTGATGAGTGTATTGCTCACGGCTGTACTCACTTTTTCCTTGATGGAATTAAAGGGAAGCTTCCAGACATTAATATTAATGCTTATGAATATACGGGGGCGCACGCGTTAATCAATTCTATTGAAAGCTACTATCGTAATAGTTCTAAGCTTTTGGATCCGGAAGAGCAGGAAAGATTCTTCAAAGAAGATAACCCGATCTACACGAAAGTGAAAAACGAAGCCCCTTCTAAATATTTGACTACATCTAATGTAACGAACACACTCGTTGCCAATGGTTGTATCATTGAAGGGCATGTTGAGGACAGTATCTTGTTTAGAGGTGTGAAGGTAGCTGAGGGAGCTGTCGTTAAGAACTCCATCATCATGCAGCGTTGTGAAATTGACAGTAACGCGGTGCTGGAGAATGTCATTTTAGATAAAGATTGTTCGATTTCTGAGGGACGCACGTTAATCGGTGCACCTGAGAAACCTTATGTAGTTCCAAAACGAAAAACAATGTGATGGAGACCTTTTGATAAGGTATCCATGAACGAAGATAAAGGGACTGTCTGAACCGATTTTTCTGGCAGTCCTTTTATCTTACTAGAGTTTAGTGATGTGTTGCACATAATTAAAGGAGTGAGAAATAGTGAACGTATTGATGATTGGATCAGAATGTACCCCTTTTATTAAAACAGGAGGGCTTGCCGATGTATTAGGATCTCTGCCACAAGCCCTTAAGGAGCAGGGAGTCGATGTCCGCGTTGTTCTACCAAAATATGAAAATATGGATGACCATTGGAAAATGCAATTGACCCACCTGGATGAACTGAACGTGCAGATGGGATGGCGGAACCAATATGCTGGCGTGGAATATATAGAATACGAAGGAATACCAGTCTACTTTATTGACAACGAGTATTATTTTAAACGTTCAAATCTGTATGGATATGATGACGAAGCCGAACGATTTGTCTTTTTCAACAGAGCGATCATGGAGATGGTGGTTGGTATGGACTGGCGTCCTGACGTCCTTCATTGTCATGATTGGCAAACGGGATTGATTCCTGCTTTTCTACATACACATTATAAAGATGTAGAGAAACTTCAAGGGGTAAAGACCGTTTTCACGATTCATAACTTAAAATACCAAGGTGTTTTCGCACGATCCGTATTACATGATTTGATGGACTACGATGAGGGTATGTTTAGAGATGACACCTTCGAATTTTTCGGTGACATTAATTTTATGAAAGGTGCACTGAATTTCTCAGATTTTATTACGACTGTAAGCGAAACTTATGCAAATGAGATTCAAACTCCTTATTTTGGGGAAAACCTAGACGGAGTTCTAAGAAAACGCTCCAATGAGTTAATTGGAATCGTCAATGGGATCAATGATCAAAATTATAATCCTTTAAAGGACGAAGCTCTTGCATTTCCTTACCGTACTTCCTTGATCAAGAAGGCGCAGAATAAAATGTGGCTTCAGGAGCAATTAGGATTACCGGTAAGAAAAGATGTACCTATGATTGGCATCGTTTCCAGACTAGTAGAACAAAAGGGATTCGATCTTATTGGACGTGTCATTGATGAACTTTTGTATCATGATGATGTGCAAGTGGTATTGCTTGGTACAGGAGAATATCAATATGAACAGATGCTGCAATGGGCGCAGGATAGACATCCAGATAAAATGTCTACGAATATCCGATTCTCTGAACCTTTCTCCCGTCAAATCTACGCGGCAAGCGACTTCTTCCTTATGCCTTCGAGATTCGAACCATGCGGTATTGGGCAATTGATTGCTCTAAGATATTTAGCTGCTCCGATTGTTCGTGAAACAGGCGGACTTGCGGATACGGTAATTCCTTTCAATGAGGAAACTGGTGAGGGGAACGGGTTCACTTTTGATAATTACAACGCTCATGACATGCTCTATACAATCCGACGAGGAATCGAATTCTATCATGAACCTGCTGCTTGGCAAAAACTAGTGAAAAATATTTGCAAGAGTAAGTTCACATGGAAGGACTCTGCTGATCAGTATATGGATTTATATGAATCTATGTTTCAATAGCAGAGGTGATAGGAGGAAATCATAATGGTGATGTTCAGCGACAAAGAGGAATTTAAGCAGGCGTTTACATCAAAGATTGAAACAGAGCTGGGAAAGACAATTGAAACGGCAACGGAGTTTGATTCTTATCGGGCACTTGGAGCACTCGTGAAGGATAGGATCAGTGAGAATTGGCTGAATACTGAACGCTACTACAAGGAGAATAAGACAAAGCAAGTCTATTATTTTTCAATGGAATTTTTGATGGGACGTTTACTAGGAAACAATTTGCTTAATATGGAGATTCTTTCACTCGTGGATGAGGGCTTGAAAGATTTGGGTTTATCCTTGTCTGAGCTTGAAGAGGAGGAAAATGACCCTGGCCTTGGTAATGGTGGATTAGGACGCTTAGCGGCTTGTTTTTTAGATTCGCTAGCTTCCTTGGAGTTGGCTGGACATGGTTATGGCATGCGGTACAAGTATGGCATGTTCGATCAGCGAATAATCGATGGGGAGCAAGTCGAGCTTCCAGATTATTGGCTGTCCAAAGATTTTATTTGGGAGGTTCGCCGACCGGAAGACTCTATCGATGTTAAATTTGGAGGTTACGTATACTCCGACAAAGATGCTAATGGGAAGTTGAATTTCAAATATAAAGATTATGAGCAAGTGAGTGCTGTCCCTTACGATGTGCCTGTTGTCGGCTACAATAATGAGACGGTCAATACGCTTCGCTTATGGTCTGCAGAACCTACAGCCGAAGATACGCTGGCAAGAGCGGAGAATGAAAAGGAATTCGGGCATTTTTTAAATCATAAGCGATCTTTAGAGTCGATTTCCGAGTTCTTGTACCCAGACGATTCCAACGAAGAAGGAAAACGTCTGCGTCTGAAGCAAGAGTATTTTCTAGTATCTGCTGGAGTTCAGTCGGTCGTTCGATCCTTTGAAGCATTAGAGTTGCCATGGTCGTCCTTCCCTGATCAAGTGGCTCTTCATATTAACGATACTCACCCAGCATTAGTCATTCCAGAATTAATGCGCATTCTGATGGATGAAAAAGGTATCGGCTGGGAAGAGGCATGGGATATTACGCAATCATCCGTTTCTTATACGAACCATACAACGTTAAGTGAAGCGCTAGAATCATGGCCGGTGGAGATGGTTCGTTCCTTGCTGCCGCGCATTTTTATGATCATAGATGAAATTAATGAGCGGTTCTGTCAGGAATTGTGGCGTACGTATCCGGGTGACTTTGACCGGATTGCTGACCTTGCCATCGTAGCAGACGGACAAGTGAAAATGGCTCACCTTTCCATTGTCGGAAGCCACAGTGTAAATGGTGTGGCAAGACTCCACACGGAAATTTTGAAAAAACGTGAAATGAAAAGGTTTTATGATACATTCCCAGAGCGTTTTAACAATAAAACAAACGGAATCACGCACAGAAGATGGCTGATGCATGCGAATCAGCCGCTTGCTTCGGCAATTACGGAGGCTATTGGAGACAAGTGGATCGAACAGCCTAAATTGTTGAATAATCTTTTAGATAAGAAAGATGATTTAGCCTTTTTAGACCGTTTGGATGACATTAAACAAAAGAACAAGCGGGACCTGGCTGACTGGGTCCACCAAACCCAGGGGATTGCTGTCGACCCGAATTCTATTTTTGATGTCCATATTAAACGACTTCACGGATATAAGCGACAATTGCTTAATGCCCTTCATATCATGCATTTATATAACGAATTAAAGTCGCATCCAACGATGGATATGGTCCCAAGAACCTTTTTCTTCGGTGCAAAAGCAGCGTCCAGTTATTATTTCGCAAAGAAAGTTATCCAGCTTATTAACCGGATTGCCCATGTGATCAACAACGACCCGGATGTCAACGACAAAATGAAAGTCGTATTCTTACCGAACTATTCTGTATCCATTGCTGAACGGGTCATTCCTGCCAGTAATGTCAGTGAACAGATCTCGACAGCGAGTAAGGAAGCCTCGGGAACGGGGAATATGAAATTTATGATGAATGGTGCGGTCACTGTCGGCACAATGGACGGCGCAAATGTGGAGATTCATGAGCTTGTCGGAGACGACAACATTTATACATTTGGATTAAGCTCTGACGAAGTGCTGGAA
It contains:
- a CDS encoding glucose-1-phosphate adenylyltransferase, translating into MKNKQCVAMLLAGGQGTRLKSLTKQIAKPAVYFGGKYRIIDFPLSNCANSGIDTVGVLTQYEPLILNDYIGIGDTWDLDRKFGGVSVLPPFMQAEGGGWYTGTANAIYRNLKFLNQYDPEHVLVLSGDHIYKMDYSEMLDYHIGSGADATISVIEVPWEDASRFGIMNTDDGGRIVEFDEKPEKPKSNLASMGVYIFRWDVLKQYLIEDAEKEDSSHDFGKDIIPALLYDYKKLMAFTFEGYWKDVGTVDSLWEANMDLLKKEPELNLNDHTWRMYSKNPNQPPQYIAPQATVNNALINEGCRIYGTVDTSIIFYGVHVDESSVVKDSVIMPDVKIGKNVKIHRAIIAKGTVVEDGAVIGDPSPDSEITLVAEQGSVLASSYATNS
- the glgD gene encoding glucose-1-phosphate adenylyltransferase subunit GlgD, which translates into the protein MDRIAGIINLDHEQDVLDELTYFRCGAAVPFAGRYRMIDFAISNMTNARIESVAVFARRKYRSLMDHLEQGKAWDLDRKFGGLFILPPDWNDPTDISRGDLQHFHNNIDFINRTLANYILVSGSQNICNINYQDVLAEHKESGADVTVVYKKVDELYPEHDRAHKLDIDENNRVTAIHNDQHNSNVYMDMYIIDKNVLHDLIDECIAHGCTHFFLDGIKGKLPDININAYEYTGAHALINSIESYYRNSSKLLDPEEQERFFKEDNPIYTKVKNEAPSKYLTTSNVTNTLVANGCIIEGHVEDSILFRGVKVAEGAVVKNSIIMQRCEIDSNAVLENVILDKDCSISEGRTLIGAPEKPYVVPKRKTM
- the glgA gene encoding glycogen synthase GlgA codes for the protein MNVLMIGSECTPFIKTGGLADVLGSLPQALKEQGVDVRVVLPKYENMDDHWKMQLTHLDELNVQMGWRNQYAGVEYIEYEGIPVYFIDNEYYFKRSNLYGYDDEAERFVFFNRAIMEMVVGMDWRPDVLHCHDWQTGLIPAFLHTHYKDVEKLQGVKTVFTIHNLKYQGVFARSVLHDLMDYDEGMFRDDTFEFFGDINFMKGALNFSDFITTVSETYANEIQTPYFGENLDGVLRKRSNELIGIVNGINDQNYNPLKDEALAFPYRTSLIKKAQNKMWLQEQLGLPVRKDVPMIGIVSRLVEQKGFDLIGRVIDELLYHDDVQVVLLGTGEYQYEQMLQWAQDRHPDKMSTNIRFSEPFSRQIYAASDFFLMPSRFEPCGIGQLIALRYLAAPIVRETGGLADTVIPFNEETGEGNGFTFDNYNAHDMLYTIRRGIEFYHEPAAWQKLVKNICKSKFTWKDSADQYMDLYESMFQ
- a CDS encoding glycogen/starch/alpha-glucan phosphorylase; amino-acid sequence: MFSDKEEFKQAFTSKIETELGKTIETATEFDSYRALGALVKDRISENWLNTERYYKENKTKQVYYFSMEFLMGRLLGNNLLNMEILSLVDEGLKDLGLSLSELEEEENDPGLGNGGLGRLAACFLDSLASLELAGHGYGMRYKYGMFDQRIIDGEQVELPDYWLSKDFIWEVRRPEDSIDVKFGGYVYSDKDANGKLNFKYKDYEQVSAVPYDVPVVGYNNETVNTLRLWSAEPTAEDTLARAENEKEFGHFLNHKRSLESISEFLYPDDSNEEGKRLRLKQEYFLVSAGVQSVVRSFEALELPWSSFPDQVALHINDTHPALVIPELMRILMDEKGIGWEEAWDITQSSVSYTNHTTLSEALESWPVEMVRSLLPRIFMIIDEINERFCQELWRTYPGDFDRIADLAIVADGQVKMAHLSIVGSHSVNGVARLHTEILKKREMKRFYDTFPERFNNKTNGITHRRWLMHANQPLASAITEAIGDKWIEQPKLLNNLLDKKDDLAFLDRLDDIKQKNKRDLADWVHQTQGIAVDPNSIFDVHIKRLHGYKRQLLNALHIMHLYNELKSHPTMDMVPRTFFFGAKAASSYYFAKKVIQLINRIAHVINNDPDVNDKMKVVFLPNYSVSIAERVIPASNVSEQISTASKEASGTGNMKFMMNGAVTVGTMDGANVEIHELVGDDNIYTFGLSSDEVLEYYRNGGYSSKQIYDQDERVRHTLDQLIHYSPFSKGETQFQDIYDALVHHNDEYFVLKDFADYILAQKRISQDFEKKRQWNLKSLINIAQSGKFSSDRTIQEYASDIWKIQKVRTLK